The segment GGACGGGCTGGGCCGGCTCGTCGAGGAGCTGAACGTCCTGTCCGGCCGGCCGGAGGAGCAGGACGCGGCGGCGTTCCGCGACCTGGGGGACGAGGCCCGCTACTTCCACCGCCACCTGGGGCAGAGCGACTGGAGCACCCTCTACGTCCGGCGCGGCGGCCTGCTGGTCTACCTGCACGTGGTGCGGACCGGCCCGGACGCGTTCTCCCCGGCCGAGCTGCACGCGTTCGCCGCGAAGGCCGTCGCGCGGGCCGGACGGCTCGGCTGAACCGTCCGGGCCGCGCGACGGCCTCCGGCAGGAGGCGGGGTCAGGTCTTGAGGAAGTCGAGCAGGTCCTGGTTGAAGCGCTCCTTGTCGCCGGGGACGACGGCGATGCCGTGCGAGCCGCCCTCGTAGACCTTGAGGACGGCGCCGGGGACGAGCTTGGCGGTCTTGCGGCCGGTGGCGTCGATCGGGACGACCTGGTCGTCGTCGCCGTGGACGACCAGCAGCGGGATGTCGAACTTCTTCAGGTCCTCGTGGAAGTCGGTGTACGCGAAGGCGTCGACGCAGGCGACGCCGCCCTGGATGGTCTCGGCCATCGCCATGTACCAGAAGGCGTCCTTGTTGCCCTCGGTGGCCTTGGTGCCGGGCCGGTTCGCGGACAGGAACCCGACCGCGGTGTCCTTCCAGAACTGCGAGCGCTCGTTGACGATCCCGGCCTTGATGCCGTCGAAGACGGACTCCGGGACGCCCTCGGGGTTGTCCGGGCCCTGGAGCATCAGCGGCGGGATGGCGGAGAGCAGCACGGCGGAGCGGACCCGGCCGGTGCCGTGCCGGCCGATGTAGCGGGCCAGCTCGCCGCCGCCCATCGAGTGCGCGACGAGCGTGACGTCGCGCAGGTCGAGGCTGGTCAGCAGGTCGTTCAGGTCGTCGGCGAAGGTGTCGAAGTCGTAGCCGTCCCAGACCGGGGTGGAGCGGCCGTGGCCGCGCCGGTCGTGGGCGATGCCGCGGTAGCCGGCGTCGGCGACGGCCTTCAGCTGGTCCTGCCAGGCGTCGCCGTTCAGCGGCCAGCCGTGGATGAAGACGACCGGGCGGCCGCTCCCCCAGTCCTTGTAGAAGATCTCCACGCCGTCGCGGGTGGTGCAGTGGGGCATGTGCGTCTCCGATCCGGGGCCGGGGCGCCGCGCTCGGCGGGCCCGGCGGGGATGGGCGGGGTGACGGTGCGCCCGTGCGGCCGGGAGCGGCGGGACGGCGACACCTCGACCATTGAAGGCACAGCCGTCCCCCGTCCGCACCCGGAACCGGACCGGCGATCGGGCCGGCGATCGGGCCGGGCCGCGCCGCCACCGCTCAACTCACCTGTCCCGCAGGGAGGTTCAGGAAGGTTCGACACAGAAGACGGCCGCCCGGACCCACGCGCCGCTCGGAGTGGCGGCCAGGCCGCGGATCCGGATGACGGCGCGTTCGCCGGGCAGCAGGGTGGTCAGGCCGCGGTCGGCGGTGGCGGCCGGGTCGATCCGGTCGGCCTGCACCAGCAGGTCGCGGACCAGGGTGCGGGCGGTGACGACCACGTCGACCTCCGCACCGCCCCGCACCACCCCGCTCCCCCGCCGCCCCGCCCGCGCCCCGCCCCCGCTCACCGGGCTCACCGCGCTCGGTCTCCCGTTCCGGCGACCGGCGTGGCCAGGCCCTCCGCGACGGCGGCGGCCAGCGCCCGGTCGAAGGTCTCCGCGAGCCGCCGGTAGCCCCCGTCGCTGGGGTGCAGCCGGTCCGGCAGCTCCTCCGGGGTCAGCGCGGGCGCGGCCGTGTAACGGACCTTGGCGCCGGCCGCCCGCTTCGCCTCGACCGCCCGGCTCAGCGTCGCGTTGTGGTCGGCGACCGCGTCGAGCACGGTCGGCGTGGTCGGGATCAGGCCCATCACCAGGACGGTCACGCCGGGCCGGTCGGCCAGGATCCGGTCGATCAGCGCCGACGTCCGGTCCGCGGTGTGCTCGCGGTCGGTGCCCCGGTTCAGGTCGTTGATGCCGATGTGCAGCAGCACGACGTCCGGCTCGGCGGCGGCCAGCCACCCGTCGATCCCGGCCGCGATCTGGTCGACCGTGAACCCGGTGTGGCCCTCGTTGTCCGGGTCGGGCACCGCGCCGTTGTGCCGGGAACCCACCAGGTCGACGACGTAACCGCCCCGCCCGGCCACGAGTTCGGCGAACGGCCCGCGGTAGCCGGCGTCGCTGCTGCTCGCGTACCCGGCGGTGATCGAGTCCCCGAGCGGCATCACCCGCAACACCGGCAGCACCGACGGGGAGCCCTGCGCGGCCGCCGAGCCGCTCGCACCGGCCGAACCGCCCGAACCGGTGGCCGTCCCGCTGCCCGCACAGGCGGTGACCAGGACGGCCAAGACCGCCAGGACGGCCAGGACGGCCGCCGCCGGGCCCGCTCCGGTGCCGCGCTTCATCGGCTCCTCCTCGCTCCGGGCCGGGTGATCGGCCCCGCCGACGACGATAACCCGGCCGCCCGGCACGGCGGTCGACCGGACGCCCGCCGCCGACCTCACGCCCGAACTCCTCGCCCTGCTGCGCGAGTCGGCGGCCGTCGCCCACGACCGGCCGGCCGGACGCCTCGTCCTCGCGCCGCGCGTCCTGCCCGAACCGCTCGCCGCCCCCGACCCCTCCTGGGCGCCGGCCGCGCCGGTCCCGCTGGGTCCGCCGGCCGCCACCGCCGACAGCGCCGCCGTTGGCGCCCCTGCGGGCACCGGTCGCCGCGCTGCTCGCGGACCGCCGCCCGCACGGCCGGACCGCCGCCGCCGAGGCCCACCGGCGCCTCACCGGCGCCCCGGAGCTGCCCGGCGCCGGCCTGATCGCCCGGCTCGACCCGGAGCGGGACGTGCTGCGCGCGTTGCCCATGCTCGGCGCACTGCCCGAACTCCCGTCCGAGGCAAGCCCGTTCCGGCGCGGAGTGGCGCTCGCCCTCGCCCTGCTCCGCGGCCGACCGGCCTCAACTCGCCCAGCGGACCCGGAATTCGAGCGGCAACAGCGCCAACCGCTCGAGTTCCTCGGCGAGTTCGGGCGCGGCCTGCTCGACCGTCCGGCCCGCCACCAGCGGCGCGGAGCGGTAGATCTTGCGCAGCGAGAACCCCCATCCCTCCCCGTCCGCCGTGCCGGTGGCGACCAGCAGTTGGTGCGGCTGGTAGCGCAGTCGGCGGCTCTCGTCCCGGGTGGCGGGGCAGGCGTCGAGCGCGGCCCAGAACTCGGCGTCGGTCAGCCGGACCAGCCGCCGCGCGCTCGGCCCGCCGCTGTCGAGGAGCCGTCGGGCGAGGCGGCGGGTGACCGAGACCGGGCCGACGTTGTCCCAGGAGGTGTGCAGCCGGGCCTCCGCCCCGACCAGGGCGACCAGCACGGCGGCGGTCTCCCGGTCGGTCGAGACCGCCGCGCCCGCCAACCGGAGCCGGCCCAGCAACTCGGCCGGATCCACGTCGAGTTGACCGCCCGCCCGGCCGCTGCGGACGTACGAGTCGAGGTGGTCGAGGCTGAGCAGGCCGGGGTGCCCGGTGAGCGGCGTCCGGGGCTCGCCGTCGAGCAGCGCGGCCACCGCCTCGGGGCGGATACCGTGGCGCTCCAGGACCGGGCGGACCGGCTCGGCGGACAACAGCCCGGCGCCCAGGGCGTGGTGGTCGAGTCCGCCGACGCCCTCGAAGGTGTGGCTCAGCGGCAGGTGCCCGATGTCGTGCAACAGCGCGGCGACCCGCAGCAGTTCGTCCTCCGGCCGGAAGTGCGCGGCCAACGCCAGGACGCCCAGCGAGTGTTCGAGCCGGGAGTACGACTGCAGGGTGGTCAGCGCGGACGCCCCGGCGTGCGCCACGTACTGCAGCCGCCGCACCGGCTCGCAGCGCAGCAACTCGACCTCCACCGGCGCCAGCCGCACCTCCACCCGCCACAGCGGATCGACGAACCGCCCGCCCCCACCCGCCACACTGCTCGGCACCGCCCGCACACCCTGGTCCATCCGGCCAGCCTAGGTGTGCGCGTTCACAGCGCCTGATGACTTGGCCGGTGGGCCGGTCCGCCCGCCTCGCCCGCGCCCCGCGGAT is part of the Kitasatospora setae KM-6054 genome and harbors:
- a CDS encoding HD domain-containing protein; this translates as MDQGVRAVPSSVAGGGGRFVDPLWRVEVRLAPVEVELLRCEPVRRLQYVAHAGASALTTLQSYSRLEHSLGVLALAAHFRPEDELLRVAALLHDIGHLPLSHTFEGVGGLDHHALGAGLLSAEPVRPVLERHGIRPEAVAALLDGEPRTPLTGHPGLLSLDHLDSYVRSGRAGGQLDVDPAELLGRLRLAGAAVSTDRETAAVLVALVGAEARLHTSWDNVGPVSVTRRLARRLLDSGGPSARRLVRLTDAEFWAALDACPATRDESRRLRYQPHQLLVATGTADGEGWGFSLRKIYRSAPLVAGRTVEQAAPELAEELERLALLPLEFRVRWAS
- a CDS encoding alpha/beta fold hydrolase; its protein translation is MPHCTTRDGVEIFYKDWGSGRPVVFIHGWPLNGDAWQDQLKAVADAGYRGIAHDRRGHGRSTPVWDGYDFDTFADDLNDLLTSLDLRDVTLVAHSMGGGELARYIGRHGTGRVRSAVLLSAIPPLMLQGPDNPEGVPESVFDGIKAGIVNERSQFWKDTAVGFLSANRPGTKATEGNKDAFWYMAMAETIQGGVACVDAFAYTDFHEDLKKFDIPLLVVHGDDDQVVPIDATGRKTAKLVPGAVLKVYEGGSHGIAVVPGDKERFNQDLLDFLKT
- a CDS encoding SGNH/GDSL hydrolase family protein; this encodes MKRGTGAGPAAAVLAVLAVLAVLVTACAGSGTATGSGGSAGASGSAAAQGSPSVLPVLRVMPLGDSITAGYASSSDAGYRGPFAELVAGRGGYVVDLVGSRHNGAVPDPDNEGHTGFTVDQIAAGIDGWLAAAEPDVVLLHIGINDLNRGTDREHTADRTSALIDRILADRPGVTVLVMGLIPTTPTVLDAVADHNATLSRAVEAKRAAGAKVRYTAAPALTPEELPDRLHPSDGGYRRLAETFDRALAAAVAEGLATPVAGTGDRAR